CATGCCAAATCTGCAATTTCAAAACGCACAGCTTCAACAGTCTAGCAAACCTCCTCCCACAACGAGCTACATTTCAAGGCATGCAAAACTATCAAACTAGCCCATAACATTCCAAAATACACTTGACATGTTTTAGTAAAGTTGATGTAAACTGAGAAGGCTTGTATCGTAGTGGTTCCCCTTCTCACAGACGAATGCCAGAGGTCGCAGGTTCGATTGAATCAAATGTGTTTGTTAGAACTTTTATATCGTAACTAACCTCATCTAAACCAGAATAAGTTTACATCATAATTAAAGAATAAACTGGACATTCTAGAATTAGATCGCAGCTTGAATCCAATTACCTTGTGTAGACTCTCTGGCCACGGAACTGAGATTTTGTATCCGTTAGGCGGAGGGATCAAGCAGAGAGGAGTCTCCTCCGGTAAGGGACAATGTCTCTCCCTATAGAAATTCATCTCTCTGCTAAGCTGGCTGTTCCTCCTCGGATCCTCGCAAGGCATGTGAGCGACTGCATCCGCGGGACAATACTCGATCGGCTGCAAATGGTGACCGGACTCAACGAGAGTCACCAGCCGCTGGCGTTGCCTAGGATCCGACGTCGTGGAGACGAGGAGCGTTTGGCGACCAGAGGCGGCCATGGAATCGCCGAGAGGAGTGAAGAgtaggatgaagaagaggaggacgACGGCGAAGAAGGCGGCGGTTATGATGTCGAGGAGACGCCATTGGCGAGGGTTGCGCTTGGAGAATGGTAGATTCAGGTGCTTCATAGCTTTAGCTTAGCTGGAAGCTTCTTCTTCGAACACAAGATCAGATTCAAATCTAGCGTTTTATTATAAGATCGTCGGCTTTCAAAAATAATGAAGTGTTTAAACTAAACAGCGATTGGCGTTTAGCGTCTGGCGAAAAGCGGTGGGCTCTAATGTATATTCAATGAAATGTCTTAGGCTACTGGATTTGGGCCTTGTGGGCCTTAaatttcttagatgattactcTAACGGACCAGAGAGCTTATTCTCACTATACCCCTCCAGTGTTAGAGAATAATCTATAATGCCCTTGTCGCCAACAAACTATTCTTCTAACGGACCGAGAGCTTATTCTCACTACCCCTCCAGTGTTAGAGAATAATCTATAATGCCTTTGTCGCCAACAAACTATTCTACTTACCCTGTCGATCTTTATTTGACTTAGACGACCTGAATGAATAGTTGACGATATCAATCGTCTTCGAACTTTTGTCCTTGTCACTCTAATTTACCAATTCAACTTCTTCTATCGCTCATATCTGACAGACAATCGATAAGAAATTAGGTAAAACACATTTTGATTCTACATTCCTTCATCATCTGATTGAATCATCCTTCGTCGATTGCGTTTCTGTCAATGCTGAAGTAATCGCAAGGTTTCATCTGATCGATCGTATAAGCTAATTTCTGATGTGAAAGTtccaatctttttttatttgtagggAGGTTTGATCTTCGAGCAAAGATGGATTTCATAAAGAATCTTGATACGGACACGTCTTTAGCCATTCTTTCGTGTCTAGATGACCCATCAGATCTTGTCCGTGCCAGTGCTGTCTCTCGCTCCTGGCGAGGCTTTGGTAAGAATCATCTTTTACTGTTTACTTTTGACTATGGTGGATTATAAATTTTACATCTTTTTATTTTGCAGTGATTAAGCAGAGTCTCTCCAAGAGCCTGTGCTTGAAGTTGTTCCACCAGCTAGCTAGTGTTGATCGTATACTAGAAACAAGCAATGAAGAGTCCTCAGGGCCAAGCAGCAGTGTCATGGAGGATAATACAACAAGGCTACTAGAAAGAGAGCACAGGGTTTATGCCTTATTAGCTAAAGGATGCACGTCTTCTCCTATCAAAAGCTGTGTTGAAGATGCCATTACGGCGTCTAGTACTGATAGGCTCCCAGAAGAGAGCATCTTGAACACGCTCGACGAAAGAGAGAGAATTGGTGGCACACCTTCGTACTGGTCTAGCTCAGGACACCACAAGACTTCCGTGCCAGAAACACTTGTTTACAAGCTCAAGGGTGACTTGTGTGTCATTACTGAACTCAGCATCCAGCCTTTCCAAGGTGGTGACCGTACCATGCCATCCTCCTcgttttttaattgaaatttctTTGTTGGTTAAAATGCTTCATTTGTTTTCTCTTAGATTTTTTTGATCCCGGTAGACCGATATACTCTTCACATTATGTTCGTTTCCGGTTTGGTCACTTGGATAACAACAAGTCAcatgataaaaacaattatgtaTGGACTTACACTTCACAACAGTTTCCCATGGCTCAGGTTTGTGTGTGTTATATTATAAATCACTGTCTCTGTCTTTAGCATGCTCTACAAAATCTTAATCTTGAAATGTTTCAGACCGATGTTTGGTTTTGTATGGTTAGGAAAATCGATTGCAGAGCTTTAAGCTTCCAGAGCCAGTTCTTTGCATTGGTGGGTTTATACTAGTCGAGTTTCTTGGTCGAGTTCAGAGATGTGACATTGATGACTTATACTACATATGGTacatcttctcctcctcctctcctctTCCTGTTGTTCTAGATGGCCTTAAAGCTTTTATGATGACTTTGAAAGTAGTTGTTATTGAATGTTTTCTGCAGTGTGACGCATGTTAAAGCGATGGGAAGATCACTAGCAAAATCTTTTAGGGTGATGGATCCGGATGAGTCAGGGAAGTTTGGGTTGAAGGTGTTGAGTTACAGTGATCCACAAGAAATGaatgagaaggaagaagaagaggcggGGCCAAGTGTGTTTAGGCCGATGAGAAACCGAAACCTTGAACAGCTCGTCAACTTCCTGCACAGGCATTCTACAGACGTCCAGTATGTGTGGCCTGAATCAGATGAGGATGATGAATCAGACGAGGAGGAGGTTTAGTGTCTGATTTGGAGTGTGTGGGGGGGTTTTCCTATTTAATTGTGGCTTTGCTTCTGTTGTTAAATAATCATAGAGGTGCATGAGAGCGGTTTTAAAAGCTTCTCTCCCTCCCTTACAGTGTGTTGTAAAGGTTGCCGAGTGTTGTGACAATACTACtcgttatgtattatatgtttggTGTAAGTTTCATTTCCTTGGTTATACGCTTCTTAGCCAGTTTGGGCTTTTTTGGGGGTCCAAATATGAAGAACGCATTAAAGCTCAACGATCCACGACAAAGACAAACAATCAAGAATCAAAACTAGTGCTGGGCATTCTAGTTTTCGGTTCGAATAACTCAGGTTAGGATCCGTCTAGGTAAACATTTTACGGATCGGTTTAGATAATACCGGGGTGGCTTAGATTTATACTTATACAGAATCTAAATGGGTGgaccaaccactataaaatcgttattttctaaaaaaaatagatacaaCAAAAaatccaaacctctttaaccttcatcacatgttagtgaatgatgcaactatacattaaaacattatttttatattttttgattttttctcaaaatctatgagtcaaccccaacgaaaatattgaatttttcggtaaatgcactatatactgaagcctatgatgtttagtgttgttttaaaattttcatacacattctatatttgtattaatttgtattaaactctctttcatgctACATAGGCATCGTCTTAATTTTTTGTCagttaattaagtaaaacttcataatactccttaaattggtgaactaaccactataaaatcgctattttctagagaaacggagacaacaaaatttccaaaactctttgaccttcatcatattcaagtgaaggatgcaactatgcattaaaacattattttcatatttttgaatttttctttaaatctatatgttaaccctctacgaaaatattgagttttcggtaaatgttctatataccctatgatctttagtgttgttttaaaatttctaaacacattctacatttttattaatgtatattaaactctatttcatggtacatggacatcgtttaaattgtttgtcaattaatttagtaaaacttcataatactccctaaattggtggactaatcaatattttctagagaaacgaagacaacaaaggttccaaacctctttgaccttcatcatatgttagtgaatgatgcaactatgcattaaaacataattttcatatttttgaatttttttcaaaatctatgtgttaacccctacgaaaatattgatttttttggtaaatgttatatatactgaagcctatgatctttagtgttgttttaaaatttctaaacatattctacatttgtattaatttatattaaattctctttcatggtacatggacatcgttttaatttttttgtcaattaatttagtaaaacttcataatactccctaaattggtggactaaccactataaaatcgttattttctagaaaaatggagacaactatgcattaaacctctttgaccttcatcatatgttagtgaaggatgcaattatgcattaaaacagaattttcatttttttgattttttctcaaaatctatgtgttaaccgtacgaaaatattgaatttttcggtaaatgctctatatagtgaagccaatgatctttagtgttgttttaaaatttctaaacacattatacatttgtattaatgtatattaaactctctttcatggtacatggacatcattttaatttttgtcaattaatttagtaaaacttcataatactctttaaattggaggactaatcgataatttctagagaaacagagacaacaaaggttccaaacctctttgaccttcatcatatgttagtaaaggatgcaactatacattaaaacataattttcatatttttgatttttttctcaaaatctatgtgttaatcctacgaaaatattgaattttcggtaaatgctctatatactgaagcctatgatcattagtgttgttttaaaatttttaaacacattctacatttgtattaatgtatattaaattatcatTCACGGTACGTGgacatagttttaattttttgtcaattaatatagtaaaacttcgtaatactccctatataagtggactaaccactataaaatcgctattttctagaataacggagacaacaaaggtttcaaacctctttgaccttcatcatatgttagtgaaggatgaaactatgcattataacagaattttcatatttttatttttttctcaaaatctatgtgtccctacgaaagtagtgagtttttttggtaaatgctatatatactgaagcctatgatctttagtgttgttttaaaatttctaaacacattttacatttttattaatgtatattaaactctctttcatggtacatggacatgttttaattttttgtcaattattttagtaaaacttcataatactccctaaattggtggataatcgtttttttttctagagaaacggagacaacaaaggtttcaaacctctttgaccttcatcatatgttagtgaatgatgcaactatgaattaaaacagaattttcgtatttttgaatttttctaaaaatctatgtgttaaaccctacgaaaatattgagtattttggtaaatgttatatatactgaagtctgtgatctttagtgtttttttaaaatttctaaacactttctaaatttgtattaatgtatattaaactctatttcctGGTACATGGacttcattttaattttttgtcaattaattaagtaaaacttcataaaactccctaaattgctggactaaccactataaaatcgctattttctagaaaaaaagAGACAACTGTGcattaaacctctttgaccttcatcatatgttagtaaggatgaaactatgcattaaaac
This genomic stretch from Brassica napus cultivar Da-Ae chromosome C9, Da-Ae, whole genome shotgun sequence harbors:
- the LOC106365535 gene encoding F-box protein At4g00755-like: MDFIKNLDTDTSLAILSCLDDPSDLVRASAVSRSWRGFVIKQSLSKSLCLKLFHQLASVDRILETSNEESSGPSSSVMEDNTTRLLEREHRVYALLAKGCTSSPIKSCVEDAITASSTDRLPEESILNTLDERERIGGTPSYWSSSGHHKTSVPETLVYKLKGDLCVITELSIQPFQDFFDPGRPIYSSHYVRFRFGHLDNNKSHDKNNYVWTYTSQQFPMAQENRLQSFKLPEPVLCIGGFILVEFLGRVQRCDIDDLYYICVTHVKAMGRSLAKSFRVMDPDESGKFGLKVLSYSDPQEMNEKEEEEAGPSVFRPMRNRNLEQLVNFLHRHSTDVQYVWPESDEDDESDEEEV